A genomic region of Vibrio sp. 10N contains the following coding sequences:
- a CDS encoding copper chaperone PCu(A)C produces MKKLFTTLSLLCAAQAYAGVSITDCVIVEPAPGVNKTGLFFNATFTEDDEVKALRLPSPEAILGAEIPELTNEVQMHNTIMKDGVMTMQRFPKLFLKKNAVTKLERGGTHFMLMDLKKRPLAGEKYSVNLWLTYLSDQQCEASVLKSSDFPPKHKM; encoded by the coding sequence ATGAAAAAGCTATTCACAACGTTGAGCTTACTCTGCGCAGCTCAAGCCTATGCAGGTGTCTCTATTACCGACTGCGTCATCGTTGAACCCGCGCCAGGCGTCAACAAAACCGGACTGTTCTTCAATGCGACCTTTACTGAAGACGACGAGGTCAAAGCACTGAGACTTCCTTCGCCAGAAGCCATTCTAGGCGCGGAAATACCAGAGCTTACCAATGAGGTTCAGATGCATAACACCATTATGAAAGATGGCGTGATGACCATGCAGCGCTTTCCGAAGCTGTTTCTTAAAAAGAATGCGGTAACCAAACTAGAGCGCGGTGGGACGCACTTTATGTTAATGGACCTTAAGAAGCGCCCACTCGCTGGTGAAAAGTACTCGGTCAACTTATGGCTGACCTACCTTTCAGACCAGCAGTGTGAAGCAAGCGTTCTTAAATCTTCTGACTTTCCCCCGAAGCATAAAATGTAG